GTGCATTTTTGGAGCAGACAACAAACAGAGATAATTGCATACGAAAAAGAGTCATACCTACAAATATTGGCAAAGCCAAATACTTCATCCACCAAACCCCAACAATCCTGCAGAGCAAGCTCTTTCACAGCTTCACAAACAGAGAACAATGCCTTCATTCCATCCTTATCTCGCACTTGACACCGCAGCAAATGCAACTCCTCAATTGTTCCACAAGACCCCAAGTACTCATCCGGTCCCGGGCTCGAATCAATATTCTGGCAAGACTCAAGCCTCAGAGTCTTCAAATTCCCACAAAACTGCAACGCCGCCAACCACCCTCCATCCATCCTATGATCACTGAGAGTCAGCTCCTCAAGCATCTGGCAACACTGCCCAATCGCCTTAATCCCATCATAGCTCCCTTCACACCCACAAAGCTCAAGCTTCACCAACCTCCTGCACCCCTGAGCCAAAATAGTCAACCCGATATCCGAAATCTGCGCGCTGTAAAACCCGTCCACGCACCCAATCAACTTCACAATCTGCAAGTTCCTAAACCCACTAATCCCCTTCAGCGCCAAGTCCCCACAGCAATGCAGCTCCAGCTCCTGCAGCGTCTGACACTCCTCCGCAACGCTCAACAGCCCATCAACCCCGGCACCAATCACCGCAATCCGCCGCAGATTCGGGTACGAATTCGCAATCAGCCTCAGCCCATCGTCCACCACACTCTGCTTCAACACATCCATTTCTTCAATAAACCCACCGCCCGAACTGAACAGCGAGTCCACATGCACCGACAAACCCCTCCTCGTCACGATAATCCCCGAACTCCTCGGCGACCGAATGCAGGAATGAACAATGTCCGCCTCAGCCAGATTCGGGAACCGGGCGAAGACCCGACCCGAGTCCAGAAACCCCCAATCCAGCACCTTCAGCGACCGCACCAGCCTGCCGTGCAGGTACAGCCACCGCCGGCAGACGAGGGAGTTGAGGAGGTACTGCGACTCCGGGAGCTTGGCGAAGATCAGGAGCAGGAGCTCGTCCGAGAGCAGGGAGGTGaaatcgggtcgggtcgggtctaGGGTGAGGGCCCGGAAAGCGGCGGAGAGAGGAGTAGTGGGTGCAGTGGAAGAAGGAGGGGGGTCGTTGTGAAGATGCATCTTGAAGATAACATGCTTGAGAACTTGGTCTGGGAGGCTATGAGTTCTtggcctcttcttcttcttcaaagatgGTGACTTTGGGGAGTAGGAGGACATTTATGGAAAAGATATATAAAGTAAaatttagggttagggtttgataaaaaaaaaatctaatcttTAATTCTcagtctctatctctctctggcTTAAAGCTTGCTcctttctctctgtctctctctagaTTTCTGAGAAAAAGATTGTGCATTTCTGATTGTTTCTGGGGGAGGGTAGTGTTGGAAATGTGGTTTTGGTATCCACTGCAGCACGACCCAGGATAAGCCATAGATACACTTGGAGATGATTGGTTGAGGAGGGTGTGGTGGTGACGTGGAGGGGAGTTATTGGAGGATGGAGGTGGGGGTTGTGTGAGGTGGTTTTGCAGGGGATTTTGGCTGTCGGGTTGGGAATGATTTTTAAGTCTTGTAATTCGGAGATGATAACGAGAGTAGGATTTGGTTTTGAAGATCTAAAATTTGTCTCATGTAAAAGGTGAAACAGCTTAGCAATTTGGGGAGAGTA
This portion of the Rosa chinensis cultivar Old Blush chromosome 1, RchiOBHm-V2, whole genome shotgun sequence genome encodes:
- the LOC112175886 gene encoding F-box protein At5g51370, whose protein sequence is MSSYSPKSPSLKKKKRPRTHSLPDQVLKHVIFKMHLHNDPPPSSTAPTTPLSAAFRALTLDPTRPDFTSLLSDELLLLIFAKLPESQYLLNSLVCRRWLYLHGRLVRSLKVLDWGFLDSGRVFARFPNLAEADIVHSCIRSPRSSGIIVTRRGLSVHVDSLFSSGGGFIEEMDVLKQSVVDDGLRLIANSYPNLRRIAVIGAGVDGLLSVAEECQTLQELELHCCGDLALKGISGFRNLQIVKLIGCVDGFYSAQISDIGLTILAQGCRRLVKLELCGCEGSYDGIKAIGQCCQMLEELTLSDHRMDGGWLAALQFCGNLKTLRLESCQNIDSSPGPDEYLGSCGTIEELHLLRCQVRDKDGMKALFSVCEAVKELALQDCWGLVDEVFGFANICRRVKLISLEGCSLLTTGGLESVLLCWKELQELRVVSCNNISDSDITPALASLFSVLKELTWRPNSRALLSSSLAGTGVGMKGGRFFKRLKP